One Bythopirellula goksoeyrii genomic window, CGCCAGCATGGAAGGTGGCGGCAGCTACGACCAGACGGACGCGGAAGGGTTTTTGAGGATCCAGGGGTTGCCGAGTCGGGTACTAGGGGCGGCGCGGCCGAGAGCATATTAGGGGGCTGGGATTCGGGGGCTGGGGGGAAGAAACAATGAGCATTCTTAGCTATCGAGACTTGGTCGTTTGGCAGGAGGGAATGGCTATCGCCAAAGAGGTCTATAAAGCTAAGGAGCACTTCCCCAAACAGAAACTTTATGGATTGGTCAGCCAGATTCGTAGGTGCAGCGTCTCCATCCCTTCCAATATTGCCGAAGGACACGCGCGGACCTCAACCAAGGAGTATCTTCATCACATTTCTTTTGTGATGGGCTCGCTGGCCGAATTAGGAACGCAACTCATCTTGTCCAACGAACTCCAATATCTTGACGAAATCATTATGAATTCTCTCCTCGAAAGGTGTGAGACTTTAGGAAGACGCTTGAGATCACTCACAAGCTCCTTGAAATCCAGGGTTTTGCAATCGAAGGAAACTTAGTTTCTTCCCCCAGTCTCAAGCCCCCAGCTCCCAGTCCCCCCATGTATCTCTTCGAAAACCCTGTGCTCCAGAAGGAACTCGTCAGCAACTTGCGGATGAACCGCACTTTTGTGCTGTTGTTTGCTTATGTGGCGCTGCTGGGGTTGTTGGTCTATGCTGCGTGGCCTGCAGAGGAGCGGTTGGACATGTCGAACTCCGACAAGGCCAAGCCGCTGGTGAATCTATTGTTTCTGGGGCAGTACATGCTCATGTCGCTGATGGCTCCCAGCTTTGCTGCGGGGGCAATTACCGGCGAGAAGGAACGCGACAGCTTCGAGATGCTGATGGCCAGTCCGGTGAAGCCGGGGGCGATTGTGTTCGGCAAATTGGCGGCTTCGCTGTGCCCCCTGGCGGAGTTGATGATTGGTTCGTTGCCAGTTGTGATGCTTTGTTTGCCGTTGGGAGGGGTGCAGTTCTTCGAAGTAGTCGCGGCGTATGTAGCGATGATTTCGTCCGTGGCGCTGTTCACTGCCATCAGCCTGTGGTGCAGCAGCTATTTCTCGCGGACCTCTTCTTCGCTAGTAGTGTCGTATCTGTTGATTCTCCCTTTGGCCATGTTAGGGGTGTTTATCTGGCAGGCGCTTGAGCAGTTGGGCCCGGCGCGACTCGTGGTCGTCTGCGGGGTAGTGCCAGTAGCCTGCCTCTCCGTCACAGCGATGTTACTTTTCGACACTTCGCGGCGGTTGCTGGCTGCCCCTGATCTGGGAAGTGCCGGCCAACAGGCGATTGATCTTGGCACCGAAGCCGAATCTGCCGTTGGATTGTATATCAAGCGCGAAGAATTTCCCGACCGGTTGTTCGCACCTCCGAAGCGGACTACGTTTCTCCCCGAGGATGCCAATCCGATCTACGACAAGGAAATCCGCAGCGAAATTTTCAGCCAGGGGACCCTCATGCTTCGCCTGGTGATCCAGATCAGCATGGGTTTGGCGCTACCGTTGATGGGCATTTTACTTTTTCTCAAACAGCATCTCGCCCCCTGGTATATTGCCTACGTGCTGCTCTTTAATATGCTTGTCGGCCCAGTTTTTACTGCTGGAAGTGTGACCAGCGAGCGGGAGCGCCAGACGCTCGACATGTTGCTGACCACGCTGATTTCTCCTTGGCAGATGATGTGGGGAAAATTGCTTTCTGGGTTGCGGGTCTCAAGTGTGTTGACGGCATTCCTGATGTGGCCAGTCGTGCTGGCCTGCATAATGCCGCTGGACTTTTGGTACAATCTGCCGACGATGTTTGGTTACTTTGTCGTAGTCTTCCTCGCATGCTGTACGACGGCGATGACAGCGCTTTTCTGTTCGACCCTTTTCCAGAAAACTTCGACCAGTTTGCTTGCCACATATCTGATCATCATTACCCTCTTTCTGGTACCGCTGGCTGCGGATCGATTCGTCCAGTTTTTTGGCAAATCCGGAACTGCCGAGGACTTCGTGCAACTTGCCGGGATTGCGAGTCCCTTTGTGGCAATCTTTAATCTGCCGCTCGAGGTGGCAAGCTCGCCGGGGCCTCCTCAGGGTTCACTCCCTCTCTTTTTCGGTCATTTGGTGTTTGCCATCCTGTACAACGCCGCGCTCTTGTGTACGGTGATGTGGTTGTTCCAGGTCCGCTGGCGGGTGTCAGATAATTAGCCGGCACACGACTTGTCATTCCCGCGCAGGCGGGAACCCAGACGGCAGCGGTAAGAACCTGGATTCCCCCCTGCGCGGGAAAGACGAGAAACCACTCTGTTGAAAAGACGAGCAACGGCAGCGCGGGAATAGCAGTGGAAGCTTGACGATCAATTCCTCGTTATGCGATAACGGACGTTGCCATCCTATGCCGCCCAGTTTAAAGGTTTACCCTGATGTCGCACGACCTGCCAGATGGTCCCGCTCCAACGCAAGACGAGTTGGATTTACTGCATTATGAGTCGCGGATTGAGCGGCCAGTGCGGATGAAGCTCCCCGAATTCGAGCGGAACGAGCGTCTGCGGCACGTGATTTTCAGTGGCCAGTTTTCGGTTGCGATGCTCGAAGACTTGGCCGAAACGGCCGACAAGATCCGCGTCCTTTCCAAGATGCGTGAAGGGCAGGATTTCCTGATCCGCCTCTTGAATCACAAACGGGCCATGTTGTATTTCACACAGCCCTCGACCCGCACGTTTCTCTCATTCATGGCTGCTTGCCAGATTCTTGGGATCACTTGTAACGAAGTCCGCGATCCGACGACCTCCTCGGAGACCAAAGGTGAGACCCGATTTGACTCACTGCGAATGTTCTCCAGCTATTTCGATCTGATTATCATGCGCAGCAAACTTGCCCGACTGGCAGAGTCGTGTGCCTACTTGATGAACGATCTAGAAGCCTCGGGCAACCGCAGTGTACCGATCATTAACGCGGGTTCCGGATCGGACGAACATCCGACCCAGGCACTGCTAGACATTTACACGCTGCAACGCACTTTTCAATTCTCTCGCCCACAGGACTCGCCCGCCGCTACTCGTTTTGACGAACTACGCCGGGAGCATCCAGATCTGACCAAAGGATTGTCGCACAAGGTCTACGGGTTCTGTGGAGACATTGGTCGGGGTCGGACCGTGCGATCACTGGCCAGCTTGCTGGGGAATTACGAGGGAGTAACCCTAATTTTCGTCTCGCCCGACGATCCGACGCTTTCGCTCCGCGACGACTTGCGCCAGCGACTGGCCGACCGCGGGGTGCGAACAATAGAAGTGCAGTCGTTTGACGAACGGGTCGGGGGAGTACCCGTCATCGAGCAACTCGATGCGCTCTACATGACACGCATACAGAAGGAACACAATGCGGCCGACGAGGATGCGAAGTTTGCCGCGTTGGATTTGTCGCGCTACAAGTTGAATCTCGAACTTGTGAGCCGCATGAAACGCTATGCTCCCATTTTACACCCTTTCCCGCGCGATCAGCATTTCGGCGAAATTCCACCCGAAATCGACAATGACCCGCGGGCCGTCTACTTCCGCCAGGCCCGCAATGGCATGTGGATCCGCGCCG contains:
- a CDS encoding four helix bundle protein, which codes for MSILSYRDLVVWQEGMAIAKEVYKAKEHFPKQKLYGLVSQIRRCSVSIPSNIAEGHARTSTKEYLHHISFVMGSLAELGTQLILSNELQYLDEIIMNSLLERCETLGRRLRSLTSSLKSRVLQSKET
- a CDS encoding ABC transporter permease; its protein translation is MYLFENPVLQKELVSNLRMNRTFVLLFAYVALLGLLVYAAWPAEERLDMSNSDKAKPLVNLLFLGQYMLMSLMAPSFAAGAITGEKERDSFEMLMASPVKPGAIVFGKLAASLCPLAELMIGSLPVVMLCLPLGGVQFFEVVAAYVAMISSVALFTAISLWCSSYFSRTSSSLVVSYLLILPLAMLGVFIWQALEQLGPARLVVVCGVVPVACLSVTAMLLFDTSRRLLAAPDLGSAGQQAIDLGTEAESAVGLYIKREEFPDRLFAPPKRTTFLPEDANPIYDKEIRSEIFSQGTLMLRLVIQISMGLALPLMGILLFLKQHLAPWYIAYVLLFNMLVGPVFTAGSVTSERERQTLDMLLTTLISPWQMMWGKLLSGLRVSSVLTAFLMWPVVLACIMPLDFWYNLPTMFGYFVVVFLACCTTAMTALFCSTLFQKTSTSLLATYLIIITLFLVPLAADRFVQFFGKSGTAEDFVQLAGIASPFVAIFNLPLEVASSPGPPQGSLPLFFGHLVFAILYNAALLCTVMWLFQVRWRVSDN
- a CDS encoding aspartate/ornithine carbamoyltransferase family protein, with translation MSHDLPDGPAPTQDELDLLHYESRIERPVRMKLPEFERNERLRHVIFSGQFSVAMLEDLAETADKIRVLSKMREGQDFLIRLLNHKRAMLYFTQPSTRTFLSFMAACQILGITCNEVRDPTTSSETKGETRFDSLRMFSSYFDLIIMRSKLARLAESCAYLMNDLEASGNRSVPIINAGSGSDEHPTQALLDIYTLQRTFQFSRPQDSPAATRFDELRREHPDLTKGLSHKVYGFCGDIGRGRTVRSLASLLGNYEGVTLIFVSPDDPTLSLRDDLRQRLADRGVRTIEVQSFDERVGGVPVIEQLDALYMTRIQKEHNAADEDAKFAALDLSRYKLNLELVSRMKRYAPILHPFPRDQHFGEIPPEIDNDPRAVYFRQARNGMWIRAALLASVFGVDHQISRFFHEEYSEWHDYNESPSSAI